In Chaetodon trifascialis isolate fChaTrf1 chromosome 6, fChaTrf1.hap1, whole genome shotgun sequence, one DNA window encodes the following:
- the ap1b1 gene encoding AP-1 complex subunit beta-1 isoform X2, whose amino-acid sequence MQEWANQLCENRQFGSKMTDSKYFTTTKKGEIFELKAELNSDKKEKKKEAVKKVIASMTVGKDVSALFPDVVNCMQTDNLELKKLVYLYLMNYAKSQPDMAIMAVNTFVKDCEDPNPLIRALAVRTMGCIRVDKITEYLCEPLRKCLKDEDPYVRKTAAVCVAKLHDINAQLVEDQGFLDTLKDLISDSNPMVVANAVAALSEIAESHPNSNLLDLNPQTINKLLTALNECTEWGQIFILDCLANYTPRDDRESQSICERVTPRLSHANSAVVLSAVKVLMKFMEMLPKDLDYYGTLLKKLAPPLVTLLSAEPELQYVALRNINLIVQRRPEILKHEMKVFFVKYNDPIYVKLEKLDIMIRLASQANIAQVLAELKEYATEVDVDFVRKAVRAIGRCAIKVEQSAERCVSTLLDLIQTKVNYVVQEAIVVIKDIFRKYPNKYESVIATLCENLDSLDEPEARAAMIWIVGEYAERIDNADELLESFLEGFHDESTQVQLQLLTAIVKLFLKKPTETQELVQQVLSLATQDSDNPDLRDRGYIYWRLLSTDPVAAKEVVLAEKPLISEETDLIEPTLLEELICHIGTLASVYHKPPSAFVEGSRGVQHKRLPGSAGSGESVDSPDTGSAAGVSEAPPAVIPSQGDLLGDLLNLDLTPPTATGPPPAPSSGMQMGAMDLLGGGLDSLMGDESEPPPIPLRTDTPQSPQLSHQSPSPPDYSPTELGGDLGGSPAMGAGFGAPAAAMPATFSAPVSGGLDDLFDLGGGVGMPMGAYSPPKTVWLPAMKAKGLEISGTFARRAGVIQMEMTLTNKAMSVMTDFAIQFNRNSFGLAPAGPLQVLTPLSPNQSIEVALPLSTVGPVMKMEPLSNLQVAVKNNIDVFYFSCQYPISMLFVEDGKMERQVFLATWKDIPNDNESQFQIKDCHLSSDAASSKLQGSNVFTIAKRTVEGQDMLYQSMKLTNGIWVLAELRVQAGNPNYTVSLKCRAPEVSQCVFQSYEAMLKN is encoded by the exons ATGCAGGAATGGGCGAATCAGTTATGC GAGAATCGACAATTTGGATCCAAGATGACGGACTCCAAGTACTTCACCACCACCAAGAAAG GTGAGATCTTTGAGCTCAAAGCAGAGCTTAACAGCGataagaaagagaagaagaaggaggctGTGAAGAAGGTCATTGCTTCTATGACAGTTGGAAAGGATGTTAG TGCTCTGTTCCCAGATGTTGTGAACTGCATGCAGACGGACAACCTGGAGCTGAAAAAGCTGGTCTACCTCTACCTGATGAACTATGCCAAGAGTCAGCCAGACATGGCTATCATGGCTGTTAACACCTTTGTAAAG GACTGTGAAGACCCTAACCCTCTAATCCGGGCCCTTGCTGTTCGTACAATGGGCTGCATCCGTGTGGACAAGATCACAGAGTACCTCTGTGAGCCGCTGAGGAAATGTCTGAAGGATGAAGACCCCTACGTGAGGAAGACGGCCGCTGTGTGTGTAGCAAAGCTGCATGATATCAACGCCCAGTTGGTCGAGGACCAAGGCTTCCTGGACACCCTTAAAGACCTCATATCGGACTCCAACCCCATG GTTGTAGCAAACGCAGTGGCTGCGCTGTCTGAGATAGCAGAGTCTCACCCAAACAGTAATCTACTGGACCTGAACCCTCAGACCATCAACAAGCTGCTGACAGCTTTAAATGAGTGTACAGAGTGGGGACAGATATTCATTCTTGACTGCCTGGCCAATTACACACCTCGTGATGATCGTGAGTCCCAAAG CATCTGTGAGCGTGTGACCCCGCGGCTCTCGCATGCAAACTCTGCAGTGGTGTTGTCAGCGGTTAAAGTTTTAATGAAGTTCATGGAAATGCTGCCCAAAGACTTGGACTACTACGGCACCCTGCTGAAGAAGCTCGCCCCTCCGCTGgtcactctcctctctgctgagcCTGAGCTGCAATATGTGGCCCTCAGAAACATCAACCTCATCGTACAGAGACG CCCAGAGATCCTGAAGCACGAGATGAAGGTTTTCTTTGTAAAGTACAATGACCCAATCTATGTCAAACTGGAGAAGCTGGACATCATGATTCGCCTAGCATCCCAAGCCAACATTGCCCAG GTCCTGGCTGAGCTGAAGGAGTACGCCACTGAGGTGGATGTGGACTTTGTCCGTAAAGCGGTCAGAGCTATTGGCCGCTGTGCCATCAAAGTAGAG CAATCAGCAGAGCGCTGTGTGAGCACACTGCTCGACCTCATCCAAACCAAGGTTAATTATGTGGTGCAGGAGGCCATTGTGGTCATCAAGGACATCTTCCGCAAGTACCCCAACAA GTATGAGAGTGTGATTGCCACTCTGTGTGAAAACCTGGACTCCCTGGATGAGCCGGAGGCACGCGCCGCCATGATCTGGATTGTGGGAGAGTACGCCGAGCGCATCGACAACGCCGATGAGCTGCTGGAGAGCTTTTTGGAGGGTTTCCACGATGAAAGCACTCAG GTGCAGCTGCAGCTACTGACGGCAATCGTCAAGTTGTTCCTGAAAAAGCCTACGGAGACACAGGAGCTAGTACAGCAGGTGTTGAGCCTTGCTAcacag GACTCTGATAACCCAGACCTCAGAGACCGCGGGTACATCTACTGGCGTCTGCTGTCCACAGACCCTGTGGCTGCTAAGGAGGTGGTTCTGGCCGAGAAGCCGCTGATCTCTGAGGAGACAGATCTGATTGAGCCCAcgctgctggaggagctcatCTGCCACATTGGTACTCTGGCCTCTGTCTACCACAAGCCTCCCAGTGCCTTTGTTGAGGGCAGCCGTGGTGTTCAGCACAAGAGACTCCCTGGCAGTGCTGGATC TGGAGAGAGTGTTGACAGCCCAGATacaggctctgctgctggagtttcTGAGGCGCCCCCTGCCGTCATCCCATCCCAGGGAGACCTCCTGGGAGATCTGCTTAATCTGGACCTGACGCCTCCTACTGCCACCGGACCACCACCAGCCCCCTCCTCTGGGATGCAGATGGGTGCTATGGACCTTCTTGGAGGTGGACTGGACAGCCTG ATGGGGGATGAGTCTGAGCCG CCACCCATTCCCCTGCGGACGGACACTCCTCAGTCACCTCAGCTCTCTCATCAGTCCCCATCGCCCCCAGATTACAGCCCCACTGAG CTTGGTGGAGACCTTGGAGGAAGTCCTGCT ATGGGGGCTGGTTTTGGTGCACCTGCAGCTGCAATGCCAGCCACTTTCAGTGCCCCTGTCAGCGGCGGTCTGGATGACCTGTTTGATCTGGGAGGTGGAGTTGGTATGCCCATGGGAGCCTACAGCCCCCCTAAAACA GTTTGGCTTCCAGCCATGAAGGCCAAGGGTCTGGAGATATCTGGCACGTTTGCCCGCCGAGCTGGGGTCATCCAAATGGAGATGACCCTCACTAATAAAGCTATGAGTGTCATGACTGATTTTGCCATCCAGTTTAACAGGAACAG CTTTGGTCTCGCTCCAGCTGGTCCACTCCAGGTTCTCACCCCTCTTAGCCCAAACCAGAGTATTGAAGTGGCCCTTCCCCTCAGCACTGTCGGACCTGTCATGAAGATGGAGCCTCTCAGTAACCTGCAG GTGGCTGTTAAGAACAACATTGACGTATTCTACTTCAGCTGCCAGTACCCCATCAGCATGCTGTTTGTAGAGGACGGGAAGATGG AGCGACAGGTGTTCCTCGCCACATGGAAAGACATTCCTAATGACAATGAGTCCCAGTTTCAGATCAAAGACTGCCATCTCAGCTCAG ATGCAGCCTCCAGCAAACTGCAGGGTAGCAACGTCTTCACCATAGCCAAGCGTACAGTGGAGGGTCAGGACATGCTGTATCAGTCCATGAAACTCACCAATGGCATCTGGGTGCTGGCTGAGCTGAGGGTGCAGGCAGGAAATCCAAACTACACG